Part of the Aptenodytes patagonicus chromosome 2, bAptPat1.pri.cur, whole genome shotgun sequence genome, ACggaaaagaaatttttcagaatatccaaatagagggtttttttgtttggttgtttttttaaagttctgcaGTCTGCTTGGATTACTAAGACTTTTCCGAAGATATTTGAGACTATGGGATGGAATccaggaatttttttaaaggtaacttTGAAATTACATATATCagtaccttttttttccatttcggtaggaataaataaatgtgttaaaTTCGATCATAGTGTAAACTGGTGTTTCTTGGTCAGCATGCCTGTCAGAACATAATCAAATCCAGTGTGTACAGGTAACGTCATCGTTCATGGACAAAGGGTTAGATATGACTTTATTTATATCACAGCTAAGGCTAAAAGACATGGCTTAACTTTAAGAACTACAGGCACTAATAAACCAATCATCAATGATCTTCGAGACCTGTATTTTAAATCTGGTCTCTCCTGTTATTAAGTGATGATTTATATCACACTTTTCATGTATGCATGCACTACATTTTCCGAAGTAGGAATACAGGTGGACAAACAGCAGCTTGTGCCAGTGGCTGTCAGAAAACTAATGAATGAATATTATTCCTACCCCGGCTGCAAATTATGAATCATGACACTGATTATACGTAGGCAGAAGCATCGTTCCTTTTCAACAATAACACGGATACAACAACTGTTATCAGTCAACTGTAGGTAGAACATCTCCAATAATTTATACTTGATGATCAAGCCTAAAAATCAAGCTGCTTGGCTGACAAATTGTTTCATGAGAAATTGCTTTCGCTACCTTCTGCGGCATTTTCCAGGTCGGCCCCCGAGAACACCCAATGCAGTGTTCCCCTCGTTGAAGTTTCCTCAACGCTTCCCGTTACCGAACGATTTCACAGTTCGCACGCCGCCCGGCGTGGCAGGCGGGAGAGCAGGCGTTTCTCCCCAAACACTCCTCACACCGAGGCACCTGCTTCCATCAGCCTTCCCGCGCCTCCCTCCGGCAGCGGCCGGCGCGCACGACCCCGCCAGAGGCCGGGTTTCGGAGCGCGGCTTCCCCGGCACCGGCTCCCAGGCGGCGGGGCTGAAGCAGACCAGGGAAGCCGGCCCCACACGCGagcgcccagcccagccccggccaggcaggccaggccaggccaggccagacAAGGCCAGGTCCACCACACACCGCTCGCCCCTCCCCGGCGGACAGGGGAGGGGACCTCCCCTCAGGCCCGGCGCCGCTGCGGGCGAACGGCCCTGTCCCGCCCCTGCTGCgtccccgccccgcgccgcgtcCCCTTCCGCCAGGGGGCGGGCCGGCGCTGGGTGAGGTCACGCAcctcggccccgcccccccgcgcatTCCAACGTGCCTTGGCCCTGAGGTAAACacgggcgcggccccgcccccgggcccggccTCCAGCAGCTTCCAGAAGGGCCTGAGCGCGGGGCCGCGCGGCGCTGGTGGCGCAGTCGGGAttgccgccgccgcggggcccagccggcagcggggcgcgcaggggcggggcggcgcggcgcggcgcggcggtgATGCCCTTGTTTATTTTTACCCGGGCGGCTCATCCTCTCCGGCAGCCCcagcgcggcccccgccgccgctccccgccccggctccgcctATAAAGCGCCGCCCGCGGGGAGCCGAGGATGCAGCTCTACAGCTCCGTGATCACCCACTACCCGGCGGGCGGGACGGCCGCCGCGGCACCGCCGAGCGCCGCCGGTGTCTTCAAGGTCTCCTTGTCGCCGGGATCCCCCTCCGCGGAGGCAGCCAGCGCCGCCGACGCCGCGGGCCCGAGCCCGTCCGCCGAGAGCCCCGCCAAGGACGGCTTCGTTCCcgggggggggagcagcagcagcagcatcgccgccgccgccatgcccgccttctcctcctgcctggaGGTGATGCcgagcggccccgcggcgggcccCGGCAGCCGGCCGGCGGGCGGCCCGCCGTACAGCTCCTGCGCGCAGGTCACCGTCAGCCGCCGCAGGCCGCTGGAGCGGATCGTGCCCATCCGCATCGTGCAGCGAGCCGAGGCCCCCGGCGAGCTGGTACCGGCCTCGCCGCGCAGCCGCGCCTGGCTGGAGGGCATCCTGGAGAGCATGCGGCAGGGCGGCGGGGACGGCGAGGCCGCcgccctgccgccgcccgccgaggAGCCCAGCAACCGCAGCCTGCGCCTCAGCGAGCACTGCCAGGCGCTgcaggcggcggccgccggcgcccaGCCCGGGCTGGTCCCCGGCTGTCGCCccgcggagcggagcggcagCCAGGCGcagcccgccgccggcccctcgctcgcagaggaggaggaggacggaggGGGTCCCGATGTGCGCAGGGGGCCAGGCGGCAGGCCGGAGCGCAGCGAGAAGCTGGCGCTGTACCTGGCCGAGGTGGAGAAGCAGGACAAGTACCTGCGGCAGAAGGGCCGGTTCCGCTTCCACATCATCCCCGACGGGAACTGCCTCTACCGCGCCGTCTGCAAGGCGGTGTACGGGGACCAGCGGCTGCACAGCGAGCTGCGCGAGCAGACCGTGCACTACATCGCCGACCACCTGGACCACTTCAACCCTATCATCGAGGGCGACGTGGGAGAGTTCCTCATCGGCGCCGCCCAGGACGGGGCCTGGGCCGGCTACCCGGAGCTGCTGGCCATGGGGCAGATGCTGAACGTGAACATCCACCTCACCACGGGCGGCCGGCCCGAGAGCCCCACCGTTTCCACCATGGTTCACTACCTGGGGCCCGAGGACCCGACACGGCCCAGTATCTGGCTGAGCTGGCTTAGCAATGGGCACTACGATGCTGTGCTGGACCGCGTGTGCCCCAACCCAGAGTACGAGGCGTGGTGCAGACAGACTCAGGTACAGCGCAGACGGGATGAGGAGCTGGCCAAGTCCATGGCAGTGTCCTTGTCCAAGATGTACATTGAGCAGAATGCCTGCTCTTGAGACCACCTGGGCCCCAGGCTGGGAGCTTTGCTGCAGGGACTGAGACAGACAGAAGGTGTGCTGGCTGTGATGGTGATGCCTTAATCCTTAATGAAGCAGCAGCACCCCAGACTGAGAAGGACTGTAGATTGTGGGGGATAAATACAAACGTGTTTGTAATATTCTGTTGTAAAAACTTAGCCTCGGATTATTTGCAAGCAGATTCTCCGTGTATGTTTGTGTCTCCCCTCCCCACTGTCTGTCTATTTTctataagaatgtattttttgcacaatatttttaaactgttacCTCCATCTTCTACATCTTACATTAGTATCTGGCTTTCAGCTGTACAGCCAAAAATGTTTGTAAACAGTTTTTGTAAATAAGGCTTATGATGTAACAGctatttttttgctgtgttttttacCCATAAACCTTATATTTTTACCAAATGAAGTTGATGTCAAACTGACCCCCCGTAATTGATGAAAGCATTGTGGGTATTTTCTTGCAAAACTAAAACAATGTTTTTTGTAAAAGTGCAGCAAAGTATGAACAGACTGCTTTTCGGAACAGTTGCTTTCTCTGCCTGGAGCACGGAACAGGTCCTTTGAGCCAGTTGGAATGCAGCTACACGTGAACAGTACAGGGAGCAATTGACTCTTCTgtatttaattactgttttgAGTGAACTGGCCTCTTGTTGCCTGGTTGGCTTGCCCTCTGCTCCATTTATATTATTTATCTGTAATAACAGAACATTAACTTGCAATAGAATGTTGTGACTAGGTAATAGTCTCCTGCTTTGGCAATAATTGCCTTGGCTGCACCTCGGTGTTTGTGTTCTTGTTTCTGGGGTTATGGTGTCTTTTGTATAAGCCTTGCTTCTTTTTTGGCACTGGTGTTGCACCAACAAATCATTATCTGATCACAACATTTTATTCACTGGATGTTACTTTCTAATCAAGAAATCAGGAATGGTATTCTACTttatggtttaaaagaaaaaaagtatttaaatttgaGGTTTGTATGGTTTGCTGGGTCAAACATTTAAGTGTTTCCAATTTGAATTCTGTCTCTTCTACTTTCTGATTAACTTGTTAGATATATTTATTAAGTAATGCAGtttgtacttttttattttgtaatatattgTGATTTTGGAATTTATACTGTATTTGTATAATAGGAATATTCACAGCTAAAATGGAATgaataaagaatataattttacttgtgctcttttttttccaccctttgcaTTCCTGGTGTGGTGAAGAACTGCAAGTGGGGGGTTCCCAAGACACTTTATTTAGCATCTCTGCCTTAGTTTCCCCAATTAAGAGGTGGGAAGAAGGGGCATGGTACTTTATAAATGTGAACCACTGATAATTCTGGTGTCTGTgaatatgtgaaagaaatgcAAGCATTTAAAGATGATTCGATATCTATAATTCTTTTGTAACTGTAAGAGATCTTAGCATATATCTTTGCCaatgagaaacatttttgtaTATAAATACGCCTTAGAAGAGGGGTTCCCAAGCATAGTACCTGGGCTAGTAGTACCAGCAGTTGTGATGAACCAGCTCCCTGCTGGGCCGTGCACACTTGGGCTTGGACTTCAGTGATTGGGAATATCCAGTCTGCAGCCAGTCCCGAAGTTGTTTCAGATTTGCCCTGTCACCAGTGATACCTCGGCAACCTTCTTGTTACTTGAATAGAGATAATGTCATAAGGAAATACAGCATTTTGCTCCCCTTACAAGATGGAAATGCCTTGCAAGTTGTTAAATAgtactctctgtgtgtgtgcatgcatttaCAAATCTACCCCCGATCTCTAAAAATACTAGAAGGCCATTCTTAAATGACAGAAGGGTACTGGGTTAAAATTAGGATTAAGAATGAACTAAATAGCTGAAATGCAGAAGTCTTAATTGAGCACACTTGTGTTAAAGAGCTGCAGGATTGACTGTATATTTGGTACTGTTTTATGTCACTCAAAGAGtagatttaaataaattattaagtTATTTCCAAAATACTGGTAAATGCAGActatatttttccccattttcttcaCATACaatcatgctttttctttaaaggtcAAATAATGGTGGAAAAAACCAGTCTTGCTAGTCCACTATTGCTTAACTTCACTGAATCTCTGGAAAGCTGAGTTCTGAGGTGGGAGCAAGGCAAAGATGCAGCCATGGATGTGTTCATGAGGAGCAGAGATAGTTAATGAGGAAAATGGCTACTCAGGTGGCTGTAAGCACAAAAATACTAATACAGCATCACTAAGTATCAGTGATGTGCTTGACTGATTAAAAACTTTGTATCGAGACTGCTTAGGTTTTGGGTTGGATATAATAAATTCATTCAAAGTTGTCAATAtctcaaacttttttaaaaaacatttcttttaggTCTTTTACCATTTTCAGCTATCTCATGAATTGTGATTACAAATTCTGTGTTTGTGGCACAAACCTTAGAAACACTCAGAGTAAGCTAAGCAAAGAAGGATCGATATTGCATAGTGTTCACTCTGTGTTCACTATTTAATTTATATCAAAATATCAACAAAAAAGTAGTGTTAAAAATGAAGAGCGCAGAACCCTGGGATAAGTTCCCACAGGGTTCCTTGGCAATTTTGATGCTACTGCATGAGTCACAGGGGCATGCAGATAACTTTAAGGGATTTGAAAAAACTAGGTTACTTGTTGAACTAGTTTGCAAAGACATTGAGGCTGTATTGCTGAAGCATGTAACAAGGCACTTTTTGCAGCTTGCATTACATACTGTGTCTGTTCTAAAAGGAAATTACAAAAATGGCATGTCAGACATTTCAGGCACATGgaaagtgaaaactttttttttatagctctgGTGTTTAAAGTTCAGCTGAGACACTGAGTTTAGATGCAAACTAGTGGTGCCTTGCCTGGGTAGTAGTAGAGGCAGTTTTATGGAGTAGTTTTATTGAGGCAGTGATCCTAATAAGGACAAAGCTTTACAAAAGTGCTTGTAACATTGTCGCTTGCCCCCAGCAAAAGCACAAGTAGATGCAAGTTTTCCCTTACTGTCCCCTGTTCAACAATTCCAGTGACGAGGGAAGGACAAATGTTGTCCTTGCTCATAATTTCAGTACCTGATTATTTTAACCTTGGCTAATCACTTGCATAACCCAGCTAATCCTTAGACCTGTCTGGGGACGTTGGACAACAGCTCTTTATTATTGACAACAAGAGAAGGAGAGCTTGATTTTCAGTATTCGGTTTTGTGGTCCTTTAAGTCAggtagaaaatgttttaattctaAACTGAGCAAATGGGAACTAGAGTCTGCTCCTGCAGACTCCTCATTGACATAAAACTTTGCGATGCCATCTTCGCTTGTATTTTATGATAGAATTGTGAATTAGCTGATGTGTCAGATACTTCATTTCAGGAGTTTCTTAGGTTGCCAAGACTATGTCATTCTGTCACTAAACGTGCAATGGATATGTTAGAATTTTCATGTGTATTGAACAGCCTCTTACATAAAGCAAGGTTTGCAAgagctgtgttgtggtttaaccccagctgacaactaagcaccacccagccgctcgctcactcccccctggtgggatggggagagaatcagaagagtaaaagtgagaaaactcgtgggttgagatgaagacagtttaataagtaaagcaaaagccacacacgcaagcaaagcaaaacaagaaattcattcactgcttcccatgggcaggcaggtgttcagccatctccaggaaagcagggctccatcacgcgtaacagttacttgggaaatcaaacgccatcactccaaacgtcccccccttccttcttcttcccccagctttatatgctgagcatgacgtcatatggtgtggaatatccctttggccagttggggtcagctgtcccagctgtgtcccctcccaacttcttgtgcacccccagcctactcactggtggggtggggtgagaagcaggaaaggccttgactctgtgcaagcactgctcagcagtaacgaaaacatccctgtgttatcaaccctgtttccagcacaaatccaaaacacagccccatacgagctactgtgaagaaaattaactctatcacagccaaaactagcacaaaCTGAATTGGTTTGTATGTACAATGGATGCATCCCAAAATAAGGGTGGTGGGCAAGTGGGAAAGGGAATATTTGTGTAAGTGGTGGTATCCTTCATCTCAGTCAatggttttcttttcagaaagttcAGTGGATGATTCTTTGTGCTTAGTAACTTACATAGGATGCATAAAACTTGCCTAATGTCAGCTATCTGTCCTGTTGTACTTGGCTGGTACTTTACATGTGTGCAAGATAAATCTGTTACATTAATGTCACTTGTAGATAAAAGTGTATTTCAGTACTCCTTGTACATGTACAAAACCACGTGCAtccaaatgtttcttttgtctgcttttgcttttattatgtCGGAATTAGTTGACAAGATTTTTGAGGCTAAAATTCTAATTTTGGTTTCGTGGTGTGTAAGTGTGCACATACAAGGCTTCTGAATCCAAGCAGAAAATGACAAGTGTCTCACAACAGGGACAAGTACCTGGCATTAACtgttttttgcttattttttgctTATACTCTTTCAAACATATTTAACAGTTTATTGATATGCATTGATAAGTGCTCCTAGGATGTTGGTGCAAAATggtgcaaaatgaaaaaaacctcagtttTGGTGTTGGAAAGATTGTCCCATTTCAGAATGGCATGGTTATATGAAAGTATGCAGCACGCAGAAAGGTTGTGAGTAGCCATTTGAAAGAACATCAGTTCTGCCAAATGCAATTCTGTAGCCATCAggactttattttaaagaaacagatgaatTTAAACTTTGAAATTTTTAGTAATATACAGGCTGATTTATAACACGTACACGTgcattttaattggaaaaaagtgGCTTTCATATTTCTTGTTCAGTTTTAATTTATaatctgtcttttttaaaagcaagtttataGTATTAATGAGTAGAAAGCCATAGCAATGCAGTAATATATTGGACAtcagtcatttttttctggacttagtatttaaaattgtttttatacaAGGAAACCCATTTATGGTATTCAGACTGCAAATTTATAGAATTAAAACCCTGACAAGTTCCAGGTTTCTGTTGCACGAGTGGTTATTATTCTGTCTCTTCATACATTTGTCCTAATTACTGAATAAGATCAGGCTTCTCTGGAGAAAATGGGAGTGTGCAATTGTAGTAGATAGAACAAATCTTTCCTGCGTGATCTTAGCATTTTTAGTGTGTATTTTTAAACCATTATGcttttaatgcttattttatttcctacagTTTTTAATGGAAGTTGTAGAAAATAAACTGGTGTGTCATTCTTATAAGGCATGGTTACTAGTGTTTGAACCTTCAGCACCGTAGCACAGTTAAGCTGTGTAAAGAGTGGCGTCTGCAGCGAAGAAGACTACTGTAGGAGGGGAGGGTAGCTGGGGGGAAAGCTGGAGCCCGGAGGTGGTTGTGAAGGAGCCCAGGTTGTCTTCCATCCTATCGTCTCCCATGTTCACCCACATCCCAAGCACAGGGAGATCCCGGCTCACTGTGATGGGCAGTGGGCCTGTGCTGCTGGTCTAGTAACAGTGTGCATCAGGCTCACTGTTGCTGCTCATTGGTGTTTAGCTACAAAGTTCTTATCCTGCCAAGCTTCTGAGGGGCTGCAAATGAAAGAAGGGATGCAACACTCTATCtcagaaaaaaccaaacagaatttCACAGGCAAAGATGtggcatttttcttgcctgtgaaCTTTTGTTGCTAAATATCAATGAATTAAAGTGTGGTTGAATACCAAAATGGTTTGCAAGGaccaacataattttaaaaatcacataaaGCACGTTAGCAGCTTTTTGAGACTCCAATAACgcttgaaataccttttttttttaattaatccatAATTCCATTATCCAGACCATATTATTTTCACAGGTACAAGGATCCAGTGTTTTTCCTGCATATAACTTCTATTTTTTGCTGAGcgtaaaacttcatttttcagctaTTCAACTAATCAACATTTCTGGCAAAAAACCCCCATGGTTTCAGATCTCTGGGTGGGATTTGGAACTTAGTAAGCTCTGTCCATTTAACCTAATATGGCTAAGAGCAATACTTCTTCCCATCGCTGATGCTGTACTCAAGTTTAGATGGCTGCTTTTAGAAATAACATGATCTTTGGAACTCCAACTGAgcttcttttgatatttttttagaGAGAGCTTGTGGTCAAAATGTACtccttttgtaaataaataat contains:
- the OTUD1 gene encoding OTU domain-containing protein 1, whose protein sequence is MQLYSSVITHYPAGGTAAAAPPSAAGVFKVSLSPGSPSAEAASAADAAGPSPSAESPAKDGFVPGGGSSSSSIAAAAMPAFSSCLEVMPSGPAAGPGSRPAGGPPYSSCAQVTVSRRRPLERIVPIRIVQRAEAPGELVPASPRSRAWLEGILESMRQGGGDGEAAALPPPAEEPSNRSLRLSEHCQALQAAAAGAQPGLVPGCRPAERSGSQAQPAAGPSLAEEEEDGGGPDVRRGPGGRPERSEKLALYLAEVEKQDKYLRQKGRFRFHIIPDGNCLYRAVCKAVYGDQRLHSELREQTVHYIADHLDHFNPIIEGDVGEFLIGAAQDGAWAGYPELLAMGQMLNVNIHLTTGGRPESPTVSTMVHYLGPEDPTRPSIWLSWLSNGHYDAVLDRVCPNPEYEAWCRQTQVQRRRDEELAKSMAVSLSKMYIEQNACS